Within the Opitutaceae bacterium TAV5 genome, the region TCTCGCGTGCGGCGGCGGGTTCGCGGGGGCAGCCCCAGGCGCGGACTTCGGGGACGACGCGGAGGGCACGGGCCACGGCATCGGACGTGGCGGCAGAAGCGAGGGGGCAGATCTGGAAAAGCCCGAGTTCTCCGGCAACGCTGAGCACGGGTTCGTCGATGGCATGGACGAGCCAGCCGAGGCGGATGCTGGCGGAGGCGGCGCGGGCGCGGCGGAGTTGTTCGAGTGAGAACGAGGTGAGCACGCTGCGGCCGAGCAGGTTTCGGGCGTCGAGGATCGCGAGGGTTTCGGCGGCGAGGCGTGGATGCGCGCCCTTGAGCTCGATGTGAAACAAAAAATCGGCGGCGTGGGTGTCGAGGAGTTGCGGGAGCGTGGCGATGCGTTCGCCGGCGAAGGCCGGGGAAAACCAGGAGCCGAAATCCAGTTCGCAAAGAGGCGTAGTGGCGCGGACATGCTGGTTTGATGGAGCGGCGGCGTCCCCGCCGCCGGACGCACGCCAGCGCGCCCAATCCTGCGGGGTTGCAGACCTGTCCGCCCGCATTGCGGGCACCCGGCCAAGTCTGGCCTTCCACTGCGCTTCAGGCCGCACCCTCCGGGTGCGCCATCTCCGCGCTGCCGCGCTTCGTGTCGTCCCGTCCGGCGGCGGGGACGCCGCCGCTCCGTAGGGCGATTCCTCGACACGTCGGTCGCCGAGACGGTAGCGGGCGAGGGTGTCATCGTGGCAGAGCACGAGGACGTTGTCGGTGGTGAGCTGGACGTCGGTCTCGATCTCGGTGGCTCCGAGTTGTTGCGCGATGCGGAACGAAGCGAGTGTGTTTTCCGGCGCACGCATTGGCGCGCCGCGGTGGGCGATGAGACGGAAGGGCATGGCCATCCGATTCACGCTTCCAGTTTTTGACCGATCGGGAAAGAAGAACCGCTGCCGGGTTATCCGGCTGTCACTGAACGGCGACGGCCTTCACGTGGGCGTCGAGATAGAGCTGGTTGCGGATATTGCCGTGGACGGGTTTGGTGACGCCGGAGTCCGCCGGTTTATCACGTTCGATCATGGCCGCGGCCGTGGAAGGGGAGACAAATTCGGTGATGCGCCTGGGGTTGTGAGCGGAGTTTTTCACGCCAAAGGGTGGCCTGGTCGTGCCATCGTGCAAAAGGTCGGAGGCATCGCTGACCATCGTGTAACATTTGCCCTCCTTGTCGGTGGTGGCCGCGAGCCATGCCGGACAGGTGAGGACGGGCATGAGGCGTTTTTCCGCCGGGTTTTCCGGGAGCGCCTGGCTGACGTAGGGGGCGATGGCATTGCCGAGCAGGGCGGTATCGTTGTTGTTGCCGCAAAAGGCGTGCATGCCGACCCATAGCGGACCGGGCAGCCGGTCCTTGTTGTCCCCGGCGTAGGCCATGATCGCCATGCCGACTTGCCGGAGATTGGAGGCGCACTGCGCCTTGCGGGCGGTTTCACGAACCTTGCCGACAGTCGGGATGATGATGGCGGCGAGAATGCCGATGATGGCGATGACCGTCAGGAGCTCGATCAGGGTGAAAGCGTGCCGGTGCGGCCGATGCCGGCAGCGGGTTTTCAGTCGATGGTAACGGGGCGATGTCGAATGCATGACGGGTACTGTGCGGAAAACGGACTCGCCCGGAAGCAGGCTTCATCTAACACTGGTTAAATGGATGCCGCCGATGCGAATATCTCCTTTTCTGACACCGGTTCCGTCGATGCCACGACACCCGGCACCCGGCGGGTTTCCCTTCGTGACCTGGCGCGGCAGGCCGGCGTATCACACGCCACCGTATCGCTCGCCTTGCGCGATCATCCGGCGGTGGCCGCCGCCACGAAGGCGCGTGTCCGTGAACTGGCGGAGCGGCTCGGTTATCAGCCCGATCCGATGTTGCGGGCGCTGGCCGAGTACCGACGCGACAAAACCGGTCCCCGCTACCGCGCGACGCTGGCATGGATCAATTTTTTCGCCGGCGAGAAATCCGTGCGCGAGCCTTTCGGTTACCGGGCCGGAGCCGAGGCGCGCGCCGCGGAGCTCGGTTACAGGCTCGATGTGTTTCCGCCCACGCGATCGCGCGAAAGCCTGAGGCAACTGGCGCGCGTGTTGCAGGCGCGCAACATCCAGGGCCTGCTTCTCGCGCCGCTGCCCGAACCAGGCGCGGTGGCCTTCGACTTCGCGCCGTTTTCCGCCGTCACCTTCGGTTTCAGCCTCACGTCACCCCGGCTCCATATCATTACCAACTACCAGGCGTATTCGAGCATGCTTGCGCTGCGTGAACTGCGCAAACGCGGGTTTCGCCGGATCGGTTTTCTGATCTCGCACGATCTCGACGAACGTTCCCGGCGCAGCTTTCTGACCGGTTTTCTGAGCGAGCAGATGACGCTCCCCGAAGCCGAGCGGGTCCCGGCGCAGGTCCATCCCGCCAAGGCGCTGCGGCGCGAGGATTTTGACGAACTGCGCCCCTGGTTTCGCCGCCACCGGCCCGACGCGCTCATCTCGCATTACGCCGAGCTGCCCGCGCTCCTTCGCGAGAACGGCGTGCGCGTGCCGGAGGATCTCGCCCTGGTGCGTCTTTCCGTGCGGACCAATCCTGACGAAAGCTACAACCGGTCCGCCGGAATCAACCAGAACGAATACGAGATTGGTCGTACCGCTGTGGATACGCTGGCCTCGATGCTTTATCACAACGAGCGGGGTGTGCCGGCCGTGCCGCGCACGATCCTCATCGACGGATTCTGGCAGGATGGAGAGACGATGATCCCGCGTGAGGCAATGCCGGCCCGGTTGCGCCCGGTGCCTGCACGGTTTCCCTCCGCAACAGGCAAAAGGCCGGTGGGGAACCGATGATCTAACCAGTGTTAGGCCGGAGATGCTTTCCGTCGCCTGCATCCGGGTGGCACGGTGTCGGGGCAATCAACAAAAAACCGACCCGCATCATGAAAACAACCCTGCCCGTTACCCGTGGCGTTCCTGTCGCCTGTTTCGCCGTAATCGCAACGCTCGCGCTCGCAGCCCCGGTGCCGTCCCTTCGCGCCGACACCCAATACTGGAACCGGACCGCCGCCGGCCTCGTCTGGGCCAACGCAAGCAACGCCAACTGGGCGGCTGCCGAGGACGGCGCAACGTATGCCACCTGGGGAGCCGGCAACGATGCCGTGATTGTCACGCCCTCCGCCGCCATCGCTTTTGGCGGCAGCTATGTGAGCGCCTCCAGCCTGGTGATCCGTAATGGCGCAACCTTTACGCACACCGGCGCGGGCAGCGGGGGGAATACCGGTCTCCGCATCACCGGTGCGAACGGCGCCAGCGGCGGCGGTGACTTTTCCCTTTCGGAAAACACGGACAGCGCCGCCTCGCTCCGCGTGTTTCTTGAATCACATGTCGCTGCGTCCACCGGTTATAACGGCACGATCACCGTCAACAGTTTCTCCAACACCAGTTCCGGCCTCTACCTCGGAGCGGATTCGAAAGACGCAGCCGCCGGAGCGGCCTTCACCGGCACCGATACCCGCACCCGCATTGTCCTCGGTGGAGGCACGCTCTTCCTGAATGGCGGACTCGCCGCCAGCGCCGCCACCATCGGTTCGCTCTCCGGTTCCGGGCGCATCGCTCTGGCCAATGTTTTCAGCGCCAACAGCGGCGTCCGTACCCTGCGCATCGAGCAGGTCACAGACTCCATCTTTGCCGGTGATATTGGCAGCCGCACGATCAGCCAGGGCAACAACAGCCTCGCACTCACCAAGGCCGGCGCCGGCAGCCTCACGATCCGCGCCGGCTCCGCCAGCGGTTATGC harbors:
- a CDS encoding glycerophosphoryl diester phosphodiesterase: MAMPFRLIAHRGAPMRAPENTLASFRIAQQLGATEIETDVQLTTDNVLVLCHDDTLARYRLGDRRVEESPYGAAASPPPDGTTRSAAARRWRTRRVRPEAQWKARLGRVPAMRADRSATPQDWARWRASGGGDAAAPSNQHVRATTPLCELDFGSWFSPAFAGERIATLPQLLDTHAADFLFHIELKGAHPRLAAETLAILDARNLLGRSVLTSFSLEQLRRARAASASIRLGWLVHAIDEPVLSVAGELGLFQICPLASAATSDAVARALRVVPEVRAWGCPREPAAARETVRAVQAAGCIGITTDELGWFRDTKPA
- a CDS encoding LacI family transcriptional regulator, coding for MDAADANISFSDTGSVDATTPGTRRVSLRDLARQAGVSHATVSLALRDHPAVAAATKARVRELAERLGYQPDPMLRALAEYRRDKTGPRYRATLAWINFFAGEKSVREPFGYRAGAEARAAELGYRLDVFPPTRSRESLRQLARVLQARNIQGLLLAPLPEPGAVAFDFAPFSAVTFGFSLTSPRLHIITNYQAYSSMLALRELRKRGFRRIGFLISHDLDERSRRSFLTGFLSEQMTLPEAERVPAQVHPAKALRREDFDELRPWFRRHRPDALISHYAELPALLRENGVRVPEDLALVRLSVRTNPDESYNRSAGINQNEYEIGRTAVDTLASMLYHNERGVPAVPRTILIDGFWQDGETMIPREAMPARLRPVPARFPSATGKRPVGNR
- a CDS encoding N-terminal cleavage protein, with product MHSTSPRYHRLKTRCRHRPHRHAFTLIELLTVIAIIGILAAIIIPTVGKVRETARKAQCASNLRQVGMAIMAYAGDNKDRLPGPLWVGMHAFCGNNNDTALLGNAIAPYVSQALPENPAEKRLMPVLTCPAWLAATTDKEGKCYTMVSDASDLLHDGTTRPPFGVKNSAHNPRRITEFVSPSTAAAMIERDKPADSGVTKPVHGNIRNQLYLDAHVKAVAVQ
- a CDS encoding autotransporter, whose protein sequence is MKTTLPVTRGVPVACFAVIATLALAAPVPSLRADTQYWNRTAAGLVWANASNANWAAAEDGATYATWGAGNDAVIVTPSAAIAFGGSYVSASSLVIRNGATFTHTGAGSGGNTGLRITGANGASGGGDFSLSENTDSAASLRVFLESHVAASTGYNGTITVNSFSNTSSGLYLGADSKDAAAGAAFTGTDTRTRIVLGGGTLFLNGGLAASAATIGSLSGSGRIALANVFSANSGVRTLRIEQVTDSIFAGDIGSRTISQGNNSLALTKAGAGSLTIRAGSASGYAGTTTVEQGTLHLVGVFGSDSAGGQNVNQGDFVVKSGATLGLDGTFNLGGAKALTIEDGGVFDAGRITLDGIGTTTSKGLVFEGRATILFTLGSGDTGDLVTLVDASMVGQSSGAADSIFFNFTNAGDAQAGVSYDLIHFGADARAGIALTEYALSQESLAAGWAGTFGYSADGKTLQFTVTAVGSTIPEPGAAALLLGGAALGLLAMRNRIR